The following proteins are co-located in the Lepisosteus oculatus isolate fLepOcu1 chromosome 9, fLepOcu1.hap2, whole genome shotgun sequence genome:
- the ntmt2 gene encoding N-terminal Xaa-Pro-Lys N-methyltransferase 2: protein MDFMGAHLAFISRWKETDDELCRHSMSFVLHKAIRSDFFESYLYLLETLPLVKLYAVTSEVIDGEKQFYARAQNFYKDVPASEEGMMGDYIELSDVDIEGSKEFLKKFVGGPGKAGTVCALDCGCGIGRVTRNVLLPVFETVDMADMMEEFLIHAHECYLGADADRIETYYCYSLQDLTPPCKKYDVIWIQWVACHLTDRDLMEFLIRCKASLKLNGVIIIKDNMAREGCRLDPIDSSLIRHIDIVKSIIYKSDLEIIGIQKQEGFPDQMVPVWMIAVK, encoded by the exons ATGGACTTCATGGGAGCTCATCTGGCGTTTATATCACGATGGAAGGAGACTGACGACGAGTTATGTCGGCACAGCATGTCATTTGTTCTCCACAAAGCCATCAGGAGTGACTTCTTTGAGAGCTACCTTTACCTGCTGGAGACACTCCCCCTTG TGAAACTGTATGCTGTAACCAGTGAGGTCATCGATGGAGAAAAGCAATTCTATGCCAGAGCACAAAACTTCTACAAAGACGTGCCTGCATCAGAAGAGGGAATGATGGGAGATTACATAGAGCTCTCTGATGTTGACATTGAAGGCTCTAAGGAATTCCTGAAGAAGTTTGTTGGG GGTCCAGGGAAGGCCGGCACGGTGTGTGCTCTGGATTGCGGGTGTGGAATCGGACGGGTCACTCGCAATGTCCTCTTGCCAGTGTTCGAGACGGTGGACATGGCAGACATGATGGAGGAGTTCCTGATTCACGCTCACGAATGTTACCTGGGTGCCGATGCGGACCGCATTGAGACTTACTACTGCTACTCCCTCCAGGACCTCACTCCGCCTTGCAAGAAGTACGATGTCATCTGGATCCAGTGGGTTGCAT GTCACCTCACTGACAGAGACCTAATGGAGTTCCTGATACGATGCAAAGCCAGTTTAAAGCTAAATGGAGTTATCATCATCAAAGATAATATGGCCAGGGAAGGCTGCAGGCTGGATCCCATCGACAGCAGCTTGATCAGGCACATTGACATTGTCAAGAGCATCATCTATAAAAGTGACCTGGAAATAATTGGAATTCAGAAGCAGGAGGGCTTCCCTGATCAGATGGTGCCAGTGTGGATGATTGCCGTCAAATAA